One genomic window of Opitutia bacterium includes the following:
- a CDS encoding D-alanine--D-alanine ligase, translated as MSSPIIAVFAGGTSPEREVSLGSGKAAALAMATSFPTQLFNIEADALPADLDPKRHVVFSTLHGVFGEDGGMQRLLEQTGVAYAGCDAAGSELCFDKWRTRQAVSAMGVRVAPGRAFDVTSKPKASVLSDELGEQVVLKPNRQGSSVGLQMISSRAGLEIAIAGIRQGDWIIEKRIVGRELTVGLLRGRAMGVVEITPKSGVFDYTSKYTKGMTEYTAPAPLSSEQTAEVQRAAETAFAACGCRDYARIDFILAPDGELYLLEINTLPGMKETSLLPMSARCVGLDFNALCRELVAPALERFAGSTTKK; from the coding sequence ATGAGCTCTCCCATCATCGCCGTCTTCGCAGGCGGCACCTCTCCTGAACGCGAAGTTTCCCTCGGCTCCGGCAAAGCCGCCGCCCTGGCGATGGCGACGTCGTTCCCGACCCAGTTGTTCAACATCGAGGCCGACGCGCTGCCGGCGGATCTCGATCCGAAGCGCCACGTCGTCTTCTCGACGCTCCACGGCGTGTTCGGCGAGGACGGCGGCATGCAGCGCTTGCTCGAGCAGACGGGCGTCGCCTACGCGGGTTGCGACGCAGCGGGCTCCGAGCTGTGCTTCGACAAATGGCGCACGCGACAGGCCGTCTCCGCGATGGGGGTGCGCGTCGCGCCCGGCCGCGCGTTCGACGTCACAAGCAAGCCGAAGGCCTCCGTGCTTTCCGACGAACTCGGTGAACAGGTCGTGTTGAAGCCGAACCGGCAGGGCAGCAGCGTGGGCCTGCAGATGATCTCCTCGCGTGCGGGCCTCGAAATCGCCATCGCGGGCATCCGCCAAGGCGATTGGATCATCGAAAAACGCATCGTCGGCCGCGAACTCACCGTCGGCCTGCTGCGCGGCCGCGCCATGGGCGTGGTCGAGATCACGCCGAAGTCCGGCGTGTTCGACTACACGAGCAAATACACCAAGGGCATGACGGAATACACCGCGCCCGCGCCGCTCTCGTCCGAGCAGACGGCCGAAGTGCAGCGCGCGGCCGAGACCGCGTTCGCCGCCTGCGGTTGCCGCGACTACGCGCGCATCGACTTCATCCTCGCGCCGGACGGCGAACTTTATCTGCTGGAAATCAACACGCTGCCCGGCATGAAGGAAACGAGCCTCTTGCCGATGAGCGCTCGCTGCGTGGGCCTCGATTTCAACGCGCTTTGCCGCGAACTGGTCGCGCCCGCCCTCGAGCGCTTCGCCGGCAGCACCACGAAGAAATGA
- the ftsA gene encoding cell division protein FtsA: MSNGSRIIGAVEIGTGKIAVLVGEIARGRALNIIGVGLSQSRGVMKGEVVDYKAASEAAHHALEMAEKKAGARLDEVWLAQTGPHLDGFYNEASVNVKSADNTVTQLDISTVCDLAKEKELPAGRTRIHELRRPFRLDGRVVADPEHLSGSRLEVGYWIVHGQESKVSDNIHVVGGYHLEVRELVLSSLASGALLTTQEERIHGALVLDVGKGITDYVLYRDGHVAATGTLPVGGEHVTNDLAIGLRVTTTQAEMLKLRHGRGTVQTRDKADKVWLNGDMSFGDRQIARGAIETITSARVQEIFEIVQKKLGPKLSVEHCGAGVVLTGGTAKMPGIDEAASRVFGLPVRRGEAPSWVKDELKDPMFSTVLGVFQFGFKHASEHHVPARRKGGSIFAGLTKFFG; this comes from the coding sequence ATCTCTAACGGCAGCAGAATCATCGGTGCGGTCGAAATCGGCACCGGCAAAATCGCGGTCCTCGTCGGCGAAATCGCCCGCGGCCGCGCGCTCAACATCATCGGCGTCGGCCTCTCGCAGTCGCGCGGCGTGATGAAGGGCGAGGTCGTCGACTACAAGGCCGCCTCCGAAGCCGCGCACCACGCGCTCGAGATGGCTGAGAAAAAAGCCGGCGCGCGCCTCGACGAGGTCTGGCTCGCGCAGACCGGCCCGCATCTCGACGGCTTCTACAACGAGGCCTCGGTGAACGTGAAGTCGGCCGACAACACCGTCACGCAGCTCGACATCTCCACCGTCTGCGACCTCGCGAAGGAAAAGGAGCTGCCCGCCGGCCGCACGCGCATCCACGAGTTGCGCCGCCCGTTCCGCCTCGACGGCCGCGTCGTGGCCGATCCCGAGCATCTTTCCGGCAGCCGCCTCGAAGTCGGTTACTGGATCGTGCACGGGCAGGAGAGCAAGGTGAGCGACAACATCCACGTCGTCGGCGGTTATCACCTCGAGGTCCGCGAACTCGTGCTCTCCTCGCTCGCGAGCGGCGCGTTGCTCACGACGCAGGAAGAGCGCATCCACGGCGCGCTGGTTCTCGACGTCGGCAAGGGCATCACGGATTACGTCCTCTATCGCGACGGCCACGTCGCCGCGACCGGCACGCTGCCCGTCGGCGGCGAACACGTGACGAACGATCTCGCGATCGGCCTCCGCGTCACCACGACGCAAGCTGAGATGCTGAAACTCCGCCACGGCCGCGGCACGGTGCAGACGCGCGACAAGGCCGACAAAGTCTGGCTCAACGGCGACATGTCCTTCGGCGACCGCCAGATTGCCCGCGGCGCGATCGAGACGATCACGAGCGCGCGCGTGCAGGAGATTTTCGAAATCGTGCAGAAGAAGCTCGGCCCGAAGCTCTCGGTCGAGCACTGCGGCGCGGGCGTCGTCCTGACTGGCGGCACCGCCAAGATGCCCGGCATCGACGAAGCGGCGAGCCGCGTCTTCGGCCTGCCGGTGCGGCGCGGCGAAGCGCCGTCGTGGGTGAAGGACGAGTTGAAGGACCCGATGTTCAGCACCGTGCTCGGCGTCTTCCAGTTCGGCTTCAAGCACGCCTCGGAACACCACGTGCCCGCGCGCCGCAAGGGCGGCAGCATCTTCGCGGGCCTGACCAAGTTTTTCGGCTGA
- the obgE gene encoding GTPase ObgE — protein MFIDECTIKARAGDGGRGCVSFRREKFEPWGGPNGGDGGRGGHVVLRGDDDQNNLIDFKYKPHWNAERGEHGQGKDCNGREGRNAILRVPLGTVVYHLETGAVVTEILEDGQEFILCKGGKGGFGNTRFKSSVNRAPRQFGPGEPGEYGEYRLELKSIADVGLVGFPNAGKSSLTGLITKAHPKVAAYPFTTLQPQIGIIEYEEEYDRLILADIPGLITGASENKGLGHRFLRHIERCALLLIIVDMAGTDNRDPRDDYKQLLKELELYDPELLEKPRLVAANKMDEDAAVVNLKKFKTRYKKVELVPISCLSEEGIPKLKKELLKRVRKLRKKQKASPAPAA, from the coding sequence ATGTTCATCGACGAATGCACCATCAAAGCCCGCGCCGGCGACGGAGGCCGCGGTTGCGTGAGCTTTCGTCGCGAAAAATTTGAGCCTTGGGGCGGCCCGAACGGCGGCGATGGCGGCCGCGGCGGCCACGTCGTGCTGCGCGGCGATGACGACCAGAACAATCTCATCGATTTCAAATACAAGCCGCACTGGAACGCCGAGCGCGGCGAGCACGGGCAGGGCAAGGACTGCAACGGTCGCGAAGGCCGCAACGCGATCCTCCGCGTGCCGCTCGGCACCGTCGTCTATCACCTCGAGACCGGCGCGGTCGTCACCGAGATCCTCGAGGACGGCCAGGAGTTCATCCTCTGCAAGGGCGGCAAGGGCGGCTTCGGCAACACGCGTTTCAAGTCGTCGGTCAACCGCGCGCCGCGCCAGTTCGGTCCCGGCGAGCCCGGCGAGTATGGCGAGTATCGTCTCGAGCTGAAGAGCATCGCGGACGTCGGCCTCGTCGGTTTCCCCAACGCCGGCAAGTCCTCGCTCACCGGCCTCATCACGAAGGCGCACCCGAAGGTCGCCGCGTATCCGTTCACGACGTTGCAGCCGCAGATCGGCATCATCGAGTATGAGGAGGAATACGATCGCCTCATCCTCGCCGACATTCCCGGCCTCATCACCGGCGCGAGCGAGAACAAGGGTCTCGGCCATCGCTTCCTTCGCCACATCGAGCGTTGCGCGCTGCTGTTGATCATCGTCGACATGGCCGGCACCGACAACCGCGACCCGCGTGACGACTACAAGCAGTTGCTCAAGGAACTCGAACTCTACGATCCGGAGCTGCTCGAGAAGCCGCGCCTCGTCGCCGCGAACAAGATGGACGAGGACGCCGCCGTCGTGAACCTCAAGAAATTCAAGACGCGCTACAAGAAGGTGGAGCTCGTCCCGATCTCCTGCCTGAGCGAGGAGGGGATTCCCAAGCTTAAGAAAGAACTGCTAAAACGCGTGCGGAAGCTGCGGAAGAAGCAAAAGGCATCGCCAGCCCCCGCCGCGTAA
- a CDS encoding FtsQ-type POTRA domain-containing protein has product MSEEKDNAAAERSWRTIRQDVTPRAMSARGRRRRQIAWLKVISLVALTGAAGWGIYEMVHTWENDRAAIASAVKSEPVKDILVVTDGVLGKEWAARLLAVPRNTTLMALDLSALREKLISAGQVRIAVLTRSFPDTLVIDLKERTPVARIQVEDRLEKKQLLVAKDGVVYEGYGYDKALLATLPWLADFRLRRTEDGKSYAPIEGMKQVSDLLTTAQLQAPHLYREWLFVSLARLATHEEITVKAQDIPEIVFSAKQDFFRQIAQLDMIVDETKRTLAEPQIQSVNLALGPQVPVKLAQTPEQLTKQAQSGTAAPAFQLSPSSSTKRKPSRDL; this is encoded by the coding sequence ATGAGCGAGGAGAAGGACAACGCCGCAGCCGAGCGTTCCTGGCGCACCATTCGCCAGGACGTGACGCCGCGCGCGATGTCCGCCCGCGGCCGCCGCCGCCGCCAGATCGCATGGTTGAAGGTCATTTCCCTCGTCGCCCTCACCGGCGCGGCGGGCTGGGGCATCTACGAGATGGTGCACACGTGGGAAAACGACCGCGCCGCCATCGCCTCCGCAGTGAAAAGCGAGCCGGTGAAGGACATCCTCGTCGTCACCGACGGCGTGCTCGGCAAGGAGTGGGCGGCGCGCCTGCTGGCCGTGCCGCGCAACACCACGCTCATGGCGCTCGATCTCTCCGCGCTGCGCGAGAAACTGATTTCCGCCGGCCAAGTCCGCATCGCGGTGCTCACGCGCAGCTTCCCCGACACGCTCGTGATCGACCTCAAGGAGCGCACTCCGGTCGCCCGAATTCAGGTCGAGGACCGCTTGGAGAAGAAGCAGCTGCTCGTCGCGAAGGACGGCGTCGTCTACGAAGGCTACGGCTACGACAAGGCCCTGCTCGCGACGCTTCCGTGGCTTGCGGATTTCCGGCTGCGCCGCACCGAGGACGGCAAAAGCTACGCTCCGATCGAGGGCATGAAGCAGGTCTCCGATCTGCTCACCACCGCGCAATTGCAGGCGCCGCATCTCTACCGCGAGTGGCTCTTCGTGTCCCTCGCGCGCCTCGCCACCCACGAGGAAATCACGGTCAAGGCGCAGGACATCCCGGAGATCGTCTTCAGCGCGAAGCAGGACTTCTTCCGCCAGATCGCGCAGCTCGACATGATCGTCGACGAGACGAAGCGCACGCTCGCCGAGCCGCAGATCCAGTCGGTCAACCTCGCGCTCGGACCGCAGGTGCCGGTGAAGCTCGCGCAGACGCCCGAGCAGCTCACGAAGCAGGCGCAGAGCGGCACCGCCGCGCCGGCCTTCCAGCTTTCTCCTTCTTCCTCCACGAAACGGAAACCTTCACGTGATCTCTAA
- the murB gene encoding UDP-N-acetylmuramate dehydrogenase, translating into MSTAAAASWNDFVAAVRPALDVATKLVEREPLAPKTTMRVGGPARVYAEPANAADLAALLAAAHARGLPTYMLGRGSNLLVPDEGVEGLVISLAHPSWQAFEPQPDGRVWVGAGLRLKNLCGLAAKAGLSGFEFMEGIPASVGGALRMNAGAMGGWTFDVVDEVHLMTLAGEKRVMKKAAMHVDYRHCAELETAVALGAFLVPRQHADAAAIKQQIEAYTKKRQESQPREPSAGCIFKNPPGTSAGKVIDECGLKGERVGGAEVSRVHANFIVNRDNATAADILALVRVVRARVKAARGIDLEPEVMLFGSDWKKFL; encoded by the coding sequence ATGAGCACGGCCGCCGCAGCTTCCTGGAACGATTTCGTCGCCGCCGTGCGTCCTGCGCTCGACGTCGCGACCAAGCTCGTCGAACGCGAGCCGCTCGCACCGAAGACCACGATGCGCGTCGGCGGTCCGGCGCGCGTTTACGCCGAGCCGGCCAACGCCGCGGATCTCGCCGCTTTGCTCGCCGCGGCCCACGCGCGCGGCCTCCCGACCTACATGCTCGGCCGTGGCTCGAATCTTCTCGTGCCGGACGAAGGCGTCGAAGGCCTCGTGATTAGTCTCGCGCACCCGAGCTGGCAGGCGTTCGAGCCGCAACCCGACGGTCGCGTGTGGGTCGGCGCGGGCTTGCGCTTGAAAAATCTCTGCGGCCTCGCGGCGAAGGCCGGCCTTTCCGGTTTCGAATTCATGGAGGGCATCCCGGCCAGCGTCGGCGGCGCGCTCCGCATGAACGCCGGCGCGATGGGCGGCTGGACCTTTGACGTCGTCGACGAGGTTCACCTCATGACGCTCGCGGGCGAGAAGCGCGTGATGAAAAAAGCCGCGATGCACGTCGACTACCGCCATTGCGCGGAGCTCGAGACCGCCGTTGCGCTCGGCGCTTTCCTCGTGCCGCGCCAGCACGCGGACGCCGCGGCGATCAAGCAGCAGATCGAGGCCTACACGAAGAAGCGCCAGGAATCGCAGCCGCGCGAACCGAGCGCCGGGTGCATTTTCAAAAATCCGCCGGGCACCTCCGCCGGCAAGGTCATCGACGAGTGCGGGCTGAAGGGCGAACGCGTCGGCGGTGCCGAGGTCTCGCGCGTGCACGCGAATTTCATCGTCAATCGCGACAACGCCACCGCCGCCGATATCCTCGCGCTCGTGCGGGTGGTGCGCGCGCGGGTGAAGGCCGCGCGCGGCATCGACCTCGAGCCCGAGGTCATGTTGTTCGGTTCCGACTGGAAGAAATTTCTATGA
- a CDS encoding GNAT family acetyltransferase — translation MPKRRRRVLLRRERNALWAFAGAANPHARAVSTEWIIRRFETRDSEAVVALWQACGLTRPQNDPRKDIARKLKVNPEWFLVAEQRGAIVGSVMAGYEGHRGWINYLGVAPALQRGGLGRRLMDEAETRLRAAGCPKINLQVRPDNKAAIAFYERIGFAVEGAVSLGKRLERD, via the coding sequence ATGCCGAAGCGTCGCCGACGCGTCCTGTTGCGGCGAGAGCGAAACGCGCTTTGGGCTTTTGCCGGCGCGGCAAATCCGCACGCTCGCGCCGTGAGCACCGAGTGGATCATCCGTCGTTTTGAAACGCGCGACAGCGAGGCGGTCGTGGCGCTGTGGCAGGCCTGCGGGCTCACGCGTCCGCAGAACGACCCGCGCAAGGACATCGCGCGCAAGCTGAAGGTGAATCCCGAGTGGTTTCTCGTCGCCGAGCAGCGCGGCGCAATCGTTGGCAGCGTGATGGCCGGATATGAGGGACATCGCGGTTGGATCAACTATCTCGGCGTGGCGCCGGCATTGCAGCGCGGTGGGCTTGGTCGGCGCTTGATGGACGAAGCCGAGACGCGCCTGCGCGCGGCGGGTTGTCCGAAGATCAACTTGCAGGTGCGCCCCGACAACAAAGCGGCGATCGCGTTCTACGAGCGCATCGGCTTCGCGGTCGAAGGCGCGGTCAGCCTCGGCAAACGGCTGGAGCGGGACTGA
- a CDS encoding type II/IV secretion system protein, whose translation MPLGRVQTHIVDKLVELGKLSAEARAAVVNHADDLNGDQLDALLQTEHKVTPFPLHLAKCRALGLTPFNVGRYKLHNATFEKIDLEFCQKNTILPVGQVGDLLLVAFSNPFDTQLAAKIAEKTGMRVARLLGAEKDIKEKLKKDNAPEQVQFSDVVDQLGAQFSEDEVEIREEDLTHEDSAPIIQLANRIIEDAYFSGTSDIHIEPQEKDLVVRYRIDGLTQEKLRLPAKVAGALVARLKIMCNLDIAERRLPQDGRIVFKQFNKKGVDIDLRVSTAPLNHGEGVVMRILDKQKSTLPLPALGFTEENLAKYRECIRQPYGMILHCGPTGSGKSMTLYSALNEINTPDIVIRTAEDPIEYTLPGINQMQMHRQIGLTFAAALRAFLRQDPDIILVGEIRDKETANIAVEAALTGHLLISTLHTNDAPSTVARLTDMGIESFMVSSSLVCVCAQRLMRRVCKTCRVGYEPEGRERDIMERAIGWTGGTIFKANPKGCPKCGGTGYKGRVGIHELMVTNEELIEGINKELETAELKKIAMRGGMKTLHQDSIIKVKEGLTTLAEALSTVPQDMELRG comes from the coding sequence ATGCCGCTCGGACGCGTCCAGACCCACATCGTCGACAAGCTGGTCGAACTCGGCAAGCTGAGCGCCGAGGCGCGCGCCGCCGTCGTCAACCACGCCGACGACCTCAACGGCGACCAGCTCGACGCGTTGCTCCAGACCGAGCACAAGGTCACGCCGTTCCCGCTCCACCTCGCGAAGTGCCGCGCGCTCGGCCTCACGCCCTTCAACGTCGGTCGCTACAAGCTCCACAACGCCACGTTCGAGAAGATCGATTTGGAGTTCTGCCAGAAGAACACGATCCTGCCCGTCGGCCAGGTCGGCGACTTGCTGCTGGTCGCGTTCTCGAATCCCTTCGACACGCAGCTCGCCGCCAAGATCGCCGAGAAGACCGGCATGCGCGTCGCGCGCCTCCTCGGTGCCGAGAAGGACATCAAGGAGAAGCTCAAGAAGGACAACGCGCCCGAGCAGGTCCAGTTCTCCGACGTCGTCGACCAGCTCGGCGCGCAATTCTCCGAGGACGAGGTCGAGATCCGCGAGGAAGACCTCACGCACGAGGACTCCGCGCCGATCATTCAGCTCGCCAATCGCATCATCGAGGACGCGTATTTCTCCGGCACTTCCGACATCCACATCGAGCCGCAGGAAAAGGACCTCGTCGTTCGTTACCGCATCGACGGCCTCACCCAGGAAAAGCTTCGCCTGCCCGCCAAGGTCGCGGGCGCGCTCGTCGCGCGCCTGAAGATCATGTGCAACCTCGACATCGCGGAACGCCGCCTGCCGCAGGACGGACGCATCGTCTTCAAGCAATTCAACAAGAAGGGCGTCGACATCGACCTCCGTGTCTCCACCGCGCCGCTCAATCACGGCGAAGGCGTGGTCATGCGTATCCTCGACAAGCAGAAGTCCACGCTGCCGCTCCCGGCGCTCGGCTTCACCGAGGAAAATTTGGCCAAATACCGCGAGTGCATCCGCCAGCCCTACGGCATGATTCTGCATTGCGGACCGACCGGCTCGGGCAAGTCGATGACGCTCTACTCGGCGCTGAACGAGATCAACACGCCCGACATCGTCATCCGCACCGCCGAGGATCCGATCGAATACACGCTGCCCGGCATCAACCAAATGCAGATGCACCGGCAGATCGGCCTGACCTTCGCCGCCGCGCTGCGCGCCTTTCTCCGTCAGGATCCGGACATCATTCTCGTCGGCGAAATCCGCGACAAGGAGACCGCCAACATCGCCGTCGAGGCCGCGCTCACCGGCCACTTGCTCATTTCCACGCTGCACACCAACGACGCGCCGAGCACCGTGGCGCGCCTGACCGACATGGGCATCGAGTCGTTCATGGTGTCGTCTTCGCTCGTCTGCGTCTGCGCGCAGCGCCTCATGCGCCGCGTCTGCAAGACCTGCCGCGTCGGCTACGAGCCCGAGGGCCGCGAGCGCGACATCATGGAGCGCGCCATCGGCTGGACGGGCGGCACGATCTTCAAGGCGAATCCCAAGGGCTGCCCGAAATGCGGCGGCACCGGCTACAAGGGCCGCGTGGGCATCCACGAATTGATGGTCACCAACGAGGAGTTGATCGAAGGCATCAACAAGGAACTCGAAACCGCCGAGCTGAAGAAGATCGCGATGCGCGGCGGCATGAAGACGCTGCACCAGGACAGCATCATCAAGGTGAAGGAAGGCCTCACCACGCTCGCCGAAGCGCTCAGCACCGTGCCGCAGGATATGGAACTGCGCGGCTGA
- a CDS encoding serine hydrolase family protein, producing MSGHFPILLVPGYSGGGPLHWMRAWHAANPAWPRMALADWLSTSPQDWEDALERTLAVLPGPAVVIAHSVGCITVVRHVARGGGKIAGAFLVAPSDVERAPDLPMLRGFGPIPRGRLPFPAVVIASTDDPYASVARSTEWAENWGAELRVLEGLGHINSDSDLGMWPVGQALWREFLDRLPGA from the coding sequence ATGTCCGGGCATTTTCCGATTTTGCTCGTGCCGGGCTATTCCGGCGGAGGCCCGTTGCACTGGATGCGTGCGTGGCATGCGGCGAATCCGGCGTGGCCGCGGATGGCGCTGGCCGACTGGCTTTCGACTTCACCGCAGGATTGGGAGGACGCGCTCGAGCGCACGCTCGCGGTGTTGCCGGGTCCCGCGGTCGTGATCGCGCACAGCGTCGGTTGCATCACGGTGGTGCGTCACGTCGCACGCGGCGGCGGCAAGATTGCGGGCGCGTTCCTCGTCGCGCCGTCCGACGTGGAGCGGGCTCCCGATTTGCCGATGCTGCGCGGCTTCGGACCGATTCCGCGCGGGCGACTGCCGTTTCCGGCCGTGGTGATCGCGAGCACGGACGATCCTTATGCGAGCGTCGCGCGGTCGACGGAATGGGCCGAAAACTGGGGCGCGGAGTTGCGGGTCTTGGAAGGGTTGGGGCACATCAACTCCGACTCCGATCTCGGCATGTGGCCGGTGGGGCAGGCGCTTTGGCGGGAATTCCTCGACCGCCTGCCGGGCGCCTAA
- the ftsZ gene encoding cell division protein FtsZ, with protein sequence MNNELPLEALTDRDIGIKLVGIGGGGSNAVDRLKMENLDRLQLAVINTDFKALSSSPVQDKILIGTSVTRGLSAGGDPALGYQAADADREKITEVVRGNDLVFLVAGLGGGTGSGATPVVAEIAREAGALVIAFVTLPFSFEGGRRRKQAEESLDELRKQCHAVIPLSNDLLLQEGTEQTSVLDSFARADVWMGRGVKSIWAMLSQTGLINVDFQALRTAFQTRGGKTLFGLGTGEGENAADAAFEDLKNCPLLATPEFARKADRLMVNITGGADLSLTKVNQLMTAVTEEFGREAHVIMGAVIDEALQGKVEVCVIGATDIGGRTFTRAKPNTPAKRPERAPAASEDAEGESAPAKPSAPAERERAARPSSASAKAAAHDPNKPQQEEFGFGGVAEPAANRGSFDKSDRNLFEGQDLDVPTYLRRGIKVTV encoded by the coding sequence ATGAACAACGAACTTCCCCTCGAAGCCCTCACGGATCGCGACATCGGCATCAAGCTCGTCGGCATCGGCGGCGGTGGCTCCAACGCCGTCGACCGGCTGAAGATGGAGAACCTTGATCGCCTCCAACTCGCGGTCATCAACACCGACTTCAAGGCGCTCAGCTCCTCGCCGGTGCAGGACAAGATTCTCATCGGCACCAGCGTCACGCGCGGCCTCAGCGCCGGCGGCGACCCGGCGCTCGGTTACCAGGCGGCCGACGCGGATCGCGAAAAGATCACCGAAGTCGTGCGCGGCAACGATCTCGTGTTCCTCGTGGCCGGACTCGGCGGCGGCACCGGTTCGGGCGCGACACCCGTCGTGGCGGAAATCGCCCGCGAGGCCGGCGCGCTCGTCATCGCGTTCGTCACGCTGCCGTTCAGCTTCGAAGGCGGCCGCCGCCGCAAGCAGGCCGAGGAATCGCTCGACGAACTCCGCAAGCAGTGCCACGCGGTCATCCCGCTTTCGAACGACCTGTTGCTTCAGGAAGGCACGGAGCAGACGAGCGTGCTCGACTCGTTCGCCCGCGCCGACGTGTGGATGGGCCGCGGCGTGAAATCGATCTGGGCCATGCTCTCGCAGACCGGCCTGATCAACGTCGACTTCCAGGCGCTGCGCACCGCATTCCAGACGCGCGGCGGCAAGACCCTGTTCGGCCTCGGCACCGGTGAGGGCGAGAACGCCGCCGACGCCGCGTTCGAGGACCTCAAGAATTGCCCGCTGCTCGCCACGCCGGAGTTCGCCCGCAAGGCCGACCGTCTGATGGTGAATATCACGGGAGGCGCCGATCTCAGTCTGACGAAGGTCAATCAGCTGATGACGGCGGTGACCGAGGAATTCGGCCGCGAGGCGCACGTGATCATGGGCGCCGTGATCGATGAGGCGTTGCAGGGCAAGGTCGAGGTCTGCGTCATTGGCGCGACCGACATCGGTGGCCGCACCTTCACGCGCGCCAAGCCGAACACTCCCGCCAAACGCCCTGAGCGCGCGCCAGCCGCGAGCGAGGACGCGGAAGGTGAATCCGCTCCGGCGAAGCCGTCCGCGCCCGCCGAACGCGAGCGTGCGGCGCGGCCCAGCAGCGCGTCGGCCAAGGCTGCGGCGCACGATCCGAACAAGCCCCAGCAGGAGGAGTTTGGCTTCGGCGGCGTCGCCGAACCCGCCGCGAATCGCGGCTCGTTCGACAAGTCCGACCGCAATCTCTTCGAAGGCCAGGACCTCGACGTGCCGACGTATCTGCGCCGCGGCATCAAGGTGACGGTCTGA
- a CDS encoding histidine phosphatase family protein: MPSPLRFLLVCGTALVLTLTALAQTPPVTRTLYLVRHGYYDAVAGADSKTANALNATGRAQAELLAAHLASLPVKFSAVTSSEFTRARETGDAIAAKLRFACARDESLNECTPPGAGVAEKDVDAGATAQLERAWQRYTQPAKGVSTSEILACHGNVIRWFVCRALGVDPRQWTRMEIANCSITIIQVRADGTTRLQVFNDVSHVPREQQTWSGRGPGWPLPAQAARR; encoded by the coding sequence ATGCCTTCCCCGCTGCGCTTCCTGCTCGTGTGCGGCACTGCGCTGGTGCTGACGCTCACCGCCCTCGCCCAAACGCCCCCGGTCACACGCACCTTGTATCTGGTGCGCCACGGCTACTACGACGCCGTGGCTGGCGCGGACTCCAAAACCGCCAACGCCCTCAACGCCACCGGACGAGCGCAAGCCGAGTTGCTCGCGGCGCATCTGGCCTCGCTTCCGGTGAAATTCAGCGCCGTGACCTCAAGCGAATTCACCCGCGCCCGCGAAACGGGCGACGCGATCGCCGCGAAACTCCGTTTCGCCTGCGCCCGCGACGAGTCGCTCAACGAATGCACGCCTCCCGGCGCGGGCGTCGCCGAGAAGGACGTGGACGCCGGCGCAACGGCACAGCTCGAACGGGCTTGGCAGCGCTACACGCAGCCGGCGAAGGGTGTTTCGACGAGCGAAATCCTCGCCTGTCACGGCAATGTCATCCGCTGGTTCGTCTGTCGCGCGCTCGGCGTCGACCCGCGGCAATGGACGCGGATGGAGATCGCGAACTGCTCGATCACGATCATCCAAGTGCGCGCCGACGGCACGACGCGCCTGCAGGTTTTCAACGACGTCTCGCACGTCCCGCGCGAACAGCAGACTTGGAGCGGCCGCGGGCCGGGTTGGCCGCTGCCGGCGCAAGCGGCGCGGCGCTGA